Proteins encoded by one window of Lasioglossum baleicum chromosome 4, iyLasBale1, whole genome shotgun sequence:
- the LOC143208282 gene encoding uncharacterized protein LOC143208282 isoform X1 translates to MKATNWICWLLVLYVCLVEARYKIRRPPLPPPPPPKHVYKKPWPIAHRISTGNTMYINGNFPPKRMPQKPLNYRMFNYRVRRPPMFNMPATMWKNQIPIRVPVNNHVVLPQRPLKEFHNVNKLSEYSAEYRPEAAVLPSTHRGSIDDDKGPIHTIPAPNLSIMDKPFSGEINSQDTIHRQQATDATYKINPHGSLLPNFDIATISTSLAPQKPVTSPTPTHHYEVTESNDVNQKDYQTVQPTFLTQDFAAGVSTVVNPDLQTNDVYLNQPASNIGLIGTNIQLDQPNLPMQTNLHSYLHVGFPETAGQTPYIINQQIPDLHVGHPAPAGPPLSATQLYDLLNSFPQKMPEQYPSGQQPQLQQHILQQQLGQFFQPTGVTGFSQPQMQSFNYEEQDNKERQQQQVLLNQDYVAGRVNTNYNVGSEAAAEEPEGNNQGNDDISYIAESSEPVENNIEYDDMNDQAPQATYFNKAVHNNNYATLPNRDAAETLAALAAAGNVNSQLIGKLQKQQQQQQQEATQNDEAIPSNHKLEDYDTNQQINENYDQKSDQDRLRNRQKQRLQEQQYEERQEYDKQQHRQRQTSVYNNKRPLRIMVPDENEYNNGEPQNDNVQENPDGEFEYEDDDGDVTNSQTNGNRTSNQSSSEFGSRLSPKAAP, encoded by the exons ATGAAG GCGACGAATTGGATATGTTGGCTGTTGGTCCTGTATGTCTGCCTTGTCGAAGCCAGGTACAAGATCAGAAGACCTCCTTTGCCTCCGCCTCCGCCCCCGAAGCATGTGTACAAGAAGCCTTGGCCGATCGCCCACAGAATCTCAACGGGAAACACAATGTACATTAACGGCAATTTCCCGCCGAAGAGAATGCCACAGAAACCCTTGAACTACAG GATGTTTAATTACAGAGTACGCCGGCCTCCGATGTTCAACATGCCTGCCACCATGTGGAAGAACCAAATACCGATCCGAGTTCCCGTGAACAATCACGTCGTTCTTCCGCAGCGACCACTTAAAGAATTTCATAATGTGAACAAATTGTCGGAGTATAGTGCCGAGTACAGACCGGAAGCGGCGGTTTTACCATCGACTCACCGGGGTAGCATCGACGACGACAAAGGGCCCATCCATACTATTCCTGCGCCTAATTTGAGCATTATGGATAAACCTTTCAGCGGTGAAATCAACTCGCAAGACACAATCCATCGGCAACAAGCTACCGACGCTACTTACAAGATCAATCCGCACG GATCGCTTCTACCAAATTTTGACATTGCCACGATCAGCACGAGCCTAGCACCGCAGAAGCCAGTGACCAGTCCCACGCCGACACATCACTACGAAGTGACCGAGAGTAATGATGTTAATCAGAAAGATTATCAAACCGTTCAACCAACATTCTTAACACAGGACTTCGCGGCCGGGGTTTCGACCGTAGTGAATCCTGATCTGCAAACGAACGACGTCTACTTGAACCAACCAGCGTCCAATATTGGGTTAATCGGAACAAATATACAACTCGACCAACCGAATCTACCAATGCAAACGAATCTCCACAGTTATCTCCACGTTGGGTTTCCGGAAACTGCCGGTCAAACACCTTACATCATAAATCAACAGATACCTGATTTACACGTTGGACATCCGGCACCAGCCGGGCCTCCACTTTCGGCTACCCAACTTTACGATCTATTGAACAGCTTCCCGCAAAAAATGCCGGAACAGTACCCATCAG GTCAACAGCCCCAACTTCAGCAGCACATACTTCAACAGCAACTCGGTCAATTCTTCCAACCTACCGGAGTAACAGGTTTCTCGCAGCCCCAGATGCAATCATTCAATTACGAGGAGCAAGATAACAAGGAGCGACAGCAACAGCAGGTTTTGTTGAACCAGGATTACGTCGCTGGAAGGGTAAATACGAATTATAACGTGGGATCGGAGGCTGCAGCAGAAGAACCGGAGGGCAATAACCAAGGCAACGATGACATCTCGTACATCGCAGAGAGTTCGGAACcagttgaaaataacatagaaTACGACGACATGAACGATCAAGCCCCGCAGGCGACGTATTTCAATAAAGCAGTGCACAACAACAATTACGCAACGCTACCGAACCGCGATGCGGCTGAGACATTAGCAGCGTTAGCGGCAGCTGGGAACGTTAACAGCCAATTGATAGGGAAACTTCAaaagcaacagcagcagcaacaacaagaaGCTACGCAGAATGACGAAGCTATTCCTTCCAATCACAAGCTCGAAGATTACGATACAAATCAGCAAATTAATGAGAATTACGATCAGAAGTCTGATCAAGATCGACTGAGAAATCGACAAAAGCAACGATTGCAGGAACAGCAGTATGAAGAACGGCAAGAATACGATAAGCAGCAACATCGTCAAAGGCAGACCAGCGTTTACAATAATAAACGGCCTCTGAGAATCATGGTTCCTGATGAGAACGAGTACAATAACGGCGAACCGCAAAATGATAACGTTCAGGAGAACCCAGACGGCGAGTTCGAGTATGAGGATGACGATGGAGATGTTACGAATTCGCAAACAAACGGAAACAGAACGTCTAATCAATCATCGTCTGAATTTGGATCGCGTTTAAGTCCGAAAGCTGCGCCTTAA
- the LOC143208282 gene encoding uncharacterized protein LOC143208282 isoform X2: MKATNWICWLLVLYVCLVEARYKIRRPPLPPPPPPKHVYKKPWPIAHRISTGNTMYINGNFPPKRMPQKPLNYRVRRPPMFNMPATMWKNQIPIRVPVNNHVVLPQRPLKEFHNVNKLSEYSAEYRPEAAVLPSTHRGSIDDDKGPIHTIPAPNLSIMDKPFSGEINSQDTIHRQQATDATYKINPHGSLLPNFDIATISTSLAPQKPVTSPTPTHHYEVTESNDVNQKDYQTVQPTFLTQDFAAGVSTVVNPDLQTNDVYLNQPASNIGLIGTNIQLDQPNLPMQTNLHSYLHVGFPETAGQTPYIINQQIPDLHVGHPAPAGPPLSATQLYDLLNSFPQKMPEQYPSGQQPQLQQHILQQQLGQFFQPTGVTGFSQPQMQSFNYEEQDNKERQQQQVLLNQDYVAGRVNTNYNVGSEAAAEEPEGNNQGNDDISYIAESSEPVENNIEYDDMNDQAPQATYFNKAVHNNNYATLPNRDAAETLAALAAAGNVNSQLIGKLQKQQQQQQQEATQNDEAIPSNHKLEDYDTNQQINENYDQKSDQDRLRNRQKQRLQEQQYEERQEYDKQQHRQRQTSVYNNKRPLRIMVPDENEYNNGEPQNDNVQENPDGEFEYEDDDGDVTNSQTNGNRTSNQSSSEFGSRLSPKAAP; the protein is encoded by the exons ATGAAG GCGACGAATTGGATATGTTGGCTGTTGGTCCTGTATGTCTGCCTTGTCGAAGCCAGGTACAAGATCAGAAGACCTCCTTTGCCTCCGCCTCCGCCCCCGAAGCATGTGTACAAGAAGCCTTGGCCGATCGCCCACAGAATCTCAACGGGAAACACAATGTACATTAACGGCAATTTCCCGCCGAAGAGAATGCCACAGAAACCCTTGAACTACAG AGTACGCCGGCCTCCGATGTTCAACATGCCTGCCACCATGTGGAAGAACCAAATACCGATCCGAGTTCCCGTGAACAATCACGTCGTTCTTCCGCAGCGACCACTTAAAGAATTTCATAATGTGAACAAATTGTCGGAGTATAGTGCCGAGTACAGACCGGAAGCGGCGGTTTTACCATCGACTCACCGGGGTAGCATCGACGACGACAAAGGGCCCATCCATACTATTCCTGCGCCTAATTTGAGCATTATGGATAAACCTTTCAGCGGTGAAATCAACTCGCAAGACACAATCCATCGGCAACAAGCTACCGACGCTACTTACAAGATCAATCCGCACG GATCGCTTCTACCAAATTTTGACATTGCCACGATCAGCACGAGCCTAGCACCGCAGAAGCCAGTGACCAGTCCCACGCCGACACATCACTACGAAGTGACCGAGAGTAATGATGTTAATCAGAAAGATTATCAAACCGTTCAACCAACATTCTTAACACAGGACTTCGCGGCCGGGGTTTCGACCGTAGTGAATCCTGATCTGCAAACGAACGACGTCTACTTGAACCAACCAGCGTCCAATATTGGGTTAATCGGAACAAATATACAACTCGACCAACCGAATCTACCAATGCAAACGAATCTCCACAGTTATCTCCACGTTGGGTTTCCGGAAACTGCCGGTCAAACACCTTACATCATAAATCAACAGATACCTGATTTACACGTTGGACATCCGGCACCAGCCGGGCCTCCACTTTCGGCTACCCAACTTTACGATCTATTGAACAGCTTCCCGCAAAAAATGCCGGAACAGTACCCATCAG GTCAACAGCCCCAACTTCAGCAGCACATACTTCAACAGCAACTCGGTCAATTCTTCCAACCTACCGGAGTAACAGGTTTCTCGCAGCCCCAGATGCAATCATTCAATTACGAGGAGCAAGATAACAAGGAGCGACAGCAACAGCAGGTTTTGTTGAACCAGGATTACGTCGCTGGAAGGGTAAATACGAATTATAACGTGGGATCGGAGGCTGCAGCAGAAGAACCGGAGGGCAATAACCAAGGCAACGATGACATCTCGTACATCGCAGAGAGTTCGGAACcagttgaaaataacatagaaTACGACGACATGAACGATCAAGCCCCGCAGGCGACGTATTTCAATAAAGCAGTGCACAACAACAATTACGCAACGCTACCGAACCGCGATGCGGCTGAGACATTAGCAGCGTTAGCGGCAGCTGGGAACGTTAACAGCCAATTGATAGGGAAACTTCAaaagcaacagcagcagcaacaacaagaaGCTACGCAGAATGACGAAGCTATTCCTTCCAATCACAAGCTCGAAGATTACGATACAAATCAGCAAATTAATGAGAATTACGATCAGAAGTCTGATCAAGATCGACTGAGAAATCGACAAAAGCAACGATTGCAGGAACAGCAGTATGAAGAACGGCAAGAATACGATAAGCAGCAACATCGTCAAAGGCAGACCAGCGTTTACAATAATAAACGGCCTCTGAGAATCATGGTTCCTGATGAGAACGAGTACAATAACGGCGAACCGCAAAATGATAACGTTCAGGAGAACCCAGACGGCGAGTTCGAGTATGAGGATGACGATGGAGATGTTACGAATTCGCAAACAAACGGAAACAGAACGTCTAATCAATCATCGTCTGAATTTGGATCGCGTTTAAGTCCGAAAGCTGCGCCTTAA